A part of Rhodamnia argentea isolate NSW1041297 chromosome 8, ASM2092103v1, whole genome shotgun sequence genomic DNA contains:
- the LOC115745422 gene encoding NADPH-dependent diflavin oxidoreductase 1 isoform X3 codes for MTSILQGLSCTETEIEKARSMSPGRFSGRHTRPDCFLKLVKNHCLTKAGCGKDVRHLEFNFESTAIEYDVGDVLEILPGQDPEAVDAFLERCHLDPESFITIHPTKQDNRIIANGISASIVPIKLRTFVELAMDISSASPRRYFFEVMSYFATAEHEKERLQYFASAEGRDDLYQYNQKERRSVLEVLQDFPSVQLPLEWLVQLVPPLKTRAFSISSSPSAHPNQVHLTVNVVSWMTPFKRNRAGLCSMWLANLDQGALIPAWFQKGSLCPPPPSLPVILIGPGTGCAPFRGFVEERVIQSQSTWTAPIIFFFGCRNEENDFLYRDFWFDHSQNDGVLSDAKGGGLFVAFSRDQPQKVYVQDKIREHSQVVWNLLNSGAAIYVAGSSTKMPSDVWSAFEDIISKDGAVSRESAVRWLRALEKAGKYHVEAWS; via the exons ATGACCAGCATCCTTCAGG gcTTGTCTTGCACAGAGACTGAAATCGAGAAGGCTCGCTCTATGTCTCCTGGAAGATTCTCTGGTCGCCATACAAGACCTGATTGCTTTCTTAAATTG GTGAAAAATCATTGCTTGACCAAGGCAGGCTGTGGAAAGGATGTGCGTCACCTTGAATTTAACTTTGAGTCAACT GCTATTGAATATGATGTAGGTGACGTTCTGGAAATTCTTCCTGGTCAAGATCCTGAGGCAGTAGATGCTTTCTTGGAGCGTTGTCATTTGGATCCTGAATCATTCATTACG ATTCATCCAACAAAACAGGATAATCGAATTATAGCCAATGGAATAAGTGCCTCAATAGTCCCCATCAAATTAAGGACCTTCGTTGAGTTGGCAATGGATATTTCATCAGCATCACCGCGACGTTACTTCTTTGAG GTAATGAGTTATTTTGCTACAGCCGAACATGAAAAGGAAAGGCTTCAATATTTTGCATCAGCTGAAGGAAGAGATGATCTATACCAATACAACCAAAAAGAGCGAAGATCTGTTTTGGAG gTGTTACAAGATTTCCCTTCTGTACAACTGCCGCTGGAGTGGTTGGTCCAGTTGGTCCCTCCATTAAAAACTAGGGCTTTCTCCATTTCATCATCTCCTTCAGCCCATCCTAATCAAGTCCACTTAACTGTGAATGTTGTGTCTTGGATGACACCTTTTAAGAGGAATCGAGCAGGGCTTTGCTCAATGTGGCTGGCCAATCTTGATCAGG GTGCTCTTATTCCGGCATGGTTTCAGAAAGGTTCACTTTGTCCCCCACCACCATCGCTGCCTGTCATCCTCATTGGACCTGGAACTGGATGTGCTCCATTTCGTGGTTTTGTCGAGGAAAGAGTCATTCAAAGTCAGTCTACATGGACTGCTCctatcattttcttctttggttgccgaaatgaggaaaatgattttctgtaCAGAGATTTTTGGTTTGATCATTCACAAAATGACGGGGTTCTCTCTGATGCCAAGGGCGGGGGCCTTTTCGTTGCTTTTTCGAGAGACCAACCTCAGAAGGTATACGTGCAAGATAAGATACGGGAACACAGCCAAGTGGTATGGAATTTGTTGAACTCGGGAGCTGCCATCTACGTCGCAGGTTCTTCAACTAAAATGCCCTCTGATGTTTGGTCAGCATTTGAAGACATCATATCTAAAGACGGTGCAGTTTCGAGGGAATCTGCTGTTCGGTGGCTTAGGGCACTGGAGAAGGCTGGTAAGTATCATGTTGAAGCTTGGTCTTGA